Proteins from one Coregonus clupeaformis isolate EN_2021a chromosome 29, ASM2061545v1, whole genome shotgun sequence genomic window:
- the dcdc2b gene encoding doublecortin domain-containing protein 2B isoform X2, which produces MRGGVVDPEQTGTQTASGEMASSGTATLLPPVKSVMVYRNGDPFHSGRRLVVNHRQVATMEAFLNDVTHCIQAPLAVRTLYTPRQGHRVRELQDLQTGAQYVAAGFERFKKLDYLNTGLKKQPVHREGAQAILLHRPNVSAKWRKYIPLPCIINVFRNGDLLCLPFRFIIPRTWQQDLDQILGLVTEKANLRTGAVRRLCTLEGVTVSSADELESGQYYVAVGAERFKKLPYVEMLVPKASERNYPGIRRLSRRYGGRKAASGPEDRYSDSALLDSPESDGRRVKSTGDEVGETALPAIQRRPRKEVSSIFYARPVKVRVRNRAQPRPPPRSGPVQASVFKGCVRRRREEVQGAEEVLEDENTAVDLPVDQRVAERVEDEGLIGRDPPHSNSRDQILTKATVGGNID; this is translated from the exons ATGAGAGGTGGTGTGGTAGACCCCGAGCAGACGGGGACACAGACAGCATCTGGAGAAATGGCTTCCAGTGGGACAGCAACTCTCCTGCCTCCAGTCAAGAGCGTGATGGTCTACAGGAACGGTGACCCCTTCCACTCTGGCAGGAGGCTTGTGGTCAACCATCGACAGGTGGCCACCATGGAGGCATTCCTCAATGACGTGACCCACTGCATCCAGGCTCCACTAGCCGTGAGGACCCTGTACACCCCCCGGCAGGGTCACCGGGTCAGGGAACTGCAGGACCTCCAGACCGGGGCCCAGTACGTGGCTGCAGGCTTTGAGAGGTTCAAGAAGCTGGA TTATTTGAACACAGGGCTGAAGAAGCAGCCTGTACACAGAGAAGGAGCTCAG GCAATATTACTCCACAGACCGAATGTGTCAGCAAAATGGAGAAAGTATATTCCTCTACCCTGTATCATAAA TGTTTTCCGCAACGGAGATCTCCTCTGCTTGCCATTCCGGTTCATCATTCCCAGGACCTGGCAGCAAGACCTGGATCAGATCCTCGGTCTAGTCACAGAGAAAGCCAATTTACGCACTGGAGCCGTGCGCAG GTTGTGCACTCTAGAGGGTGTGACCGTGTCCAGTGCAGATGAGCTGGAGAGTGGCCAGTACTACGTGGCTGTGGGAGCGGAGAGGTTCAAGAAGCTTCCCTACGTGGAGATGTTGGTTCCTAAAGCCTCTGAGAG AAATTACCCTGGAATTAGAAGGTTGTCAAGGAGATATGGG GGCAGGAAGGCAGCCAGTGGCCCTGAGGACAGATACAGTGACTCTGCTCTCCTGGACTCTCCAGAG TCAGACGGACGGAGGGTGAAGTCAACGGGGGACGAAGTGGGGGAGACGGCACTCCCAGCCATCCAAAGGAGACCAAGGAAGGAGGTGAGCTCTATCTTCTACGCCAGACCAGTGAAGGTTCGAGTGAGGAACAGAGCCCAACCTAGGCCTCCGCCAAGGAGTGGACCAG TCCAGGCCAGTGTGTTCAAAGGATGTGtacggaggaggagagaggaggtgcagggggctgaggaggtgctggaggatgagAACACAGCAGTCGATCTCCCTGTTGACCAG agagtggcagagagagtggaggatgagGGCCTAATTGGCAGAGATCCTCCTCATTCCAACAGCAGAGATCAG ATTTTGACCAAGGCTACAGTGG GTGGAAACATCGACTGA